The genome window CAAGAACAGCAAAAGTCAACCCGAAAAGTCCCGGACGACGGAGATATTTGTGCCAGAGTACCACTACGCACAACGCAACATCGACATCAAGGTCAGCGATGGAGAGTGGTCGTACGATCCTGATCTGGCGACACTGTACGTTAAGCATGATGGAAGCAAGAGCACGCATCGCTTGACAATCGATATTACGAATATTCCGAGGCATCTGATGGAGACTGTTGAGAAAAGGCGGCGGGCGTTACCGCCTAGTTTCCCACTGAGTCTCATCTCGCCGAGCACGGAGCTTGCGATTGAAGAGTTGATGATGCCAATGTTGTTGCCTGGGCTTCTTGTCATTTTGCTGGCTGTTGTGACGATGTTTGTATAGTGGTGAAGGGTTCATTCGCAGCAGAAAGGTAGTTGCGGTAGACATTTAAGTTGATGGAGTCAGATATTGGGTGCTTAGATGAGCTTTGTAAGAGACATAAGGTCAGACGCTTGAGTATGGCTCATGCCTCTTTGACTTTGAGAATGGAAATACGCTGCCCAACGTCGAAAGCTGTTAAGTGAATCGTGTGAGAACTCATGGGTTGCCATTTTCACCCGTATGGTCATGAAGTGCCTAGCATCATCAATTCCCCGCCTCAATTCTGGTCTGAAATTGACGTCTCAGACGCGAGTTCAAGATATAGGAAGATAGAGTGGATGATGAACATTAGATATCAGAACCAAGAGGCATCAGAAGTTCATATGCATGGGGCCACTTTTATCCGTCTTTGGGTCAAGTCTATTGGTCTAGCTTTTGCCCCTCCCCCTCTTTTGGCCATGCTTCTGTCAACCTCTGTTGAGCTCATAACCAGATTCCATGTAATCGACAGGCAACCTACCCCGGCCGACTCAGACGTTGATAATAGCAACGGCTTTTTATTACATCTCATACCTTCGTAAGCTCACCCATGAGATCGCTGTCTGTCTACGAGAAAGTAGTATGCTGATCAGGCTATTAGAAAACATCTCGACCTATCTACCCAGCACCATCCGTAGTACTAGAGGATATCCTCTTGTGTGACTGAAAACACTCGTCTCCTATCTTGTCCCCAACAGCTGTCGAGAAACGATCCAACACCACCACAACGATGATGGGCtacgacgatgacgacggcATGGGAAGCCGCCTCTTCGAACACCGCGCAAGCGACACCCACAGAATGGTCCCCAGATCAGACCTCGTCATCTACAACCCCTCAACCCAGCTCCTCGGCATGCAAATGTACTCCTGGGCCACCAAACGTCCCGTCCCCGAACGCGGCAGCATGGTCGTCTACATTGACGGCGCCTGCCGCAACAACGGGCTCCCCGATGCACAAGCCTCGTGGGGCGTCTACTTTGGTCCCGGGTCGCGATACAACGCGTGCGGGTTGTTGGCGAGGGACCTCCCGCAGACGAGCTCAAGGGCTGAGATTGAGGCGCTGGTGCAGGCTGTGAGGATTATCTGCGAGATTACGGGGAGGGATTATTCCTTGAATCGGATTACGATTGCGACGGACTCGGAGTATCTTGCGAGTGCGATGGCGCTTTGGATTGGGGAGTGGATTGAGAATGAGGGGTTGAATGCGAGGGGGAAGAGGGTTGCGCATTTTGAGGTGTTGAGGGAGTTGCATGAGCAGTTGGATGAGATGACGTATGGAGATGATGGTGGGAGGGACATCTTATTTTGGGCTATCCCAAGAGAGGAAAACACCGAGGCTGATGCGTTGGCTAATCAGGCGTTTTAAACAGGTCGTAGGACGTTTTGATGTTGATAGAAGCAGTAATCCTTTACGACTTCTGTAAAGATGTTCTTAGTCTTGTATTGGGCTTCTGAAACTTTGGGGGACGGGAGCTACCATGATTAATTGGATGAGTCCGTATACTCGCTGAAATAGTGTTAGTTCACACGGTACAGGTGATGATCTGAGAAGGCTAGTTGGCGAGACATCACATCGTTTCCATTCTAACTACTATCTTGTCTGGCTGCTTGTAAAATTGTGAATAACCTTCGAGCCGTTGTACAGGACTAGGGTAAGAGGTGACCACTAATGAACAACAGCAATCCGGAGGAGTCCAGCTCTGCTTACGTCACGTGATTGGAAGCTATAAGTTGATCTGGGGGATCCTCTTTCACAATCTACGTAGCAGCAAAAAGCAAGGTGCATTCAGCTACCTAATTACACTTGCGAGCAATCCAGCTCAGAGTTCAACATTGATCGACAACCCTGGTAGCTATGGTGACTCAGCCTCACCACCGTCGCTGGTCTCATCTATGTGACCGTTGTCTGACTATTTTCACTGAAGCTAGAGAAGTCTCTTCATACGGTCTGTACTCTCCGAATAATGATGGCTACCGGCTCCCGCACACAAAGGAGAGCCTGGAACAAGGAAAGGGCGGTGGCTGTCGCATCTGCAGTCTCATATGGTTCCGGCGCTTGAACTTTGGGGGAAAGCACGACATCCCATGGCCAGACTGGAATGACTTGGATCCGGACGATAGTCTCGAGCTTCGATACGGCTTCGCCAGCGGTACGCAAGGTTACGAAATTCACATGGGTCTGTGGAGATTAGACGAAGAGAATGCCAACAGGATGCAAACCATATTTTTCTCGGTCGAAGAAACAACAGGTTCGTGACACTTCCGAGTAATTACATTGCTATGATACCAGAAGCTCATGCAGAATGACAGCGGAAATTGCAGCTTCGATTCCAAGGGAAGAGTCGATTCTGGCTCTGAACACCAATACTGGCTCAGAGCAAGCATTCGGCTTAGCTCAGAAGTTTCTCACGGATTGCCTGACATCACACGATTGCTCAATGCAAGACGAAGACGGATGGGCCCCCACTCGCCTGATTGACTTGGGAGAGTCCCCTTCCGACGTAGCCAAGCTGGTACATTCGCAATCTCTGCAACGCCCTGTTCAATGGATGACGCTGAGTCACTGCTGGGGCTTAAAGCAGCCGTGTACCCTCCTTGAAACCAACATCAAGCAGTTTATGATAGGCATACCGCACACAGAGCTTTCCAAAACCTTTTCCGACGCCTTTATCATCGCCAGGAGACTTGGGGTTCGATATCTATGGATAGATTCCATCTGCATCATTCAACAGAGCGAGGATGACTGGAGACGAGAGGCTCCTACTATGGGCAAGGTATACAGCCTGTCGCTTTGCACCATATCCGCAAGCCATGCGACGGACGGATCAGGCGGCTGTTTTTCGGACAGAGACCCTTGGACTGTCTTGCCCTGCGTCATACCATCGCCATTCTCGACGGATTCTGTGGCTCCGCCATTTCTTCTTCACGGGGAAAACCTAGATGCCAGATGGAAGTCAGACATTCCAGAGGCGCCGCTGCATAAGCGAGCTTGGGTCTTTCAGGAGCGACTGCTCTCTCCTCGAACACTCTACTTTGGTCGGCAGCAGATCCTTTGGGGATGCGGCCAGCGCGAGCTTTGTGAATCGTTTCCTGAAGGGGTCCCGTCGCAGCCGGCCACAATCTCGTGGCAATTTATCGGCGACCGGAGACGTTTTCGAGACATGCTGCTCGAGAGCGCGGGGACCAAGCCCTTTGAGGCTGCGTGGTCGGAAACAGTGAAGATGTATTCAAAGACGAAGCTTACGTTCCCTAGCGACAGGCAAGTGGCTTTTTCGGGCTTGCCCGGTCAGTTGCAGGATAAGCGCGATACCCAGCAAGCTTATGGTGTATGGATAGACGAGAGTTTGCCATGGGCTCTGCTTTGGAGTGCTCAGGAGAAGGTTCGCGCGCGGCCGACTGATTACTTGGCGCCATCGTGGTCGTGGATGACACTGAACACGCAGGTAACATTCGGGAACTGGTATCCACATGGAACGGGGCTGGTAATGGCTGTTGGTCTCATAACTTCTGGCCTTGGTGGCATGAATAGGATCGGAAAGGCGGAAAATGACGGGTTGATTCTAGAGGGTGTCCTCAAGGTGGCGTTCTATAGAAATGAGACTAACGACGATGGCGACGCGAAGCACATGATCTCGCAGCTGAAGGGCAGAGATGAAGAGCCCATTCAACTCCAGGGATTCACTAGTACAAGAGATCGGAAAGCGCTATTCTCGATGCTCCAACCGACGATCTCAGACTCTGAATCAGATTGGACGCAAATTTACGGTTGGGACTCGCCTGGAGAGACACCGACAGGAGATATTGTCGTTTGTCTTCCGTTGCTCAACCATACAGACCGCGTTTTGAGGTTTGAGGGACTATTTCTTGAGCCTGTGCCGCAACCGCCGAAGAACGACACTGTTCCGTATACAAGCGGAGTGGAGGCTGATGAGCAACTGCCAAAGTTCCGGCGTATTGGAAGCTATCACCTGATGCACCGCGCTGATTGGGTGGCAACAACCGAAAAGTTGCGTTTCATGCTGGTTTAACCAATTGGAAGTGGCATTATCAAAAGTTTCACAGGATCAAAATTACAAATGACTTCGCCGCCCTGGTGATGAACTGGGAGCTACATCTCATGGTGCTCAAACTGGGAAACTTCAGGTACTCATGCTAGCTCTGAACTCGGGTACTCTCGCTaagcctgtcgtcgagtaggctgGTTGGCGTTCAACTGATTGTTGACCATTAACCACTCCACCACCAGCCAGTTTGACCCGATCCTTCGACCTAGACGGGGGCCTGCTGGCTGGTGACAGAAATGGAGCTGAGGGGACCTATATGGGCTTCATTCGGTGTGTGTTCGTATGACTAGGTTGGCGGTTGTGTATTCGGGCAGGTAGGTTGGCAAGAATACGCAAAGAAAACCCATGCAGGCATTCCCCAACCTTCTGAACTTGCCCACCTGCCTGATACACATGGACTTGTAGTCTTGAACGATAAAAGCAGAATGTCTTTACTCAAAGACGCCTTGGAGCATGAAATACAGTGGAAACCTCGTTGATCTTTGAATGGAATGCGGCATTGAATGTTCTTAATGATATTGACTCCCATCCCGTATGCTGTGACTGTCTATTTCCTACTGATACTCTCTGAACTCCGAATATATGCAGCATCGATAATCGTCCTTTCATCCTTATGCCGGCGCGGTTCCACTAGGCATGGCACTTCCACTGGGGGAACCGCCTCCGCCACCTTGCTCGCTCTCTGGACCACTCAAAGAAGGGCTGTTCTCCGTGTCGATGCCGATGGTGATGTAGCCGACCATGCCTTGGGTGATGTCGCTACCATCAAGAGGGACGATGTCGATGACGGGGTTGTAGCCATTTGCGAGGCCTGAAGAGTAAACAGAGTCCACGTCGTTCGTCGTACGGTTGATCTCGGTGTGGCTGACGTAGGGCTCCAAGGCCATGATCTCCTGTGAGATGGACTCGTTGAAGTAGAGTTGGCCAATAGAGTTGGTGTTGCCAGTCTTGACAGTGCCGTTGCTGTGGAGAACCCAATCGGTAAAGACTAGTTGAATCTGTCAGCTTCGAAGTATTGCTTTCATAAAAAAAAACACCAGGCGTACCTTGAGCGTGGATGTGGATAGATCTTTGGATGTAGAAACCAGGGAAGATGGTCTTCATCTCAAGGATACCTTCATCATTTGAGGGCCACATGCCACGAAGCCATGTGGTGTCATCAGTGTGAAGATCCGTGGTGCCAATCTCAAAGTCGGTGACATTGAGAGACTCGAGGAGCTCCCGGAAGTCCGTGTTGGGATCACGGCCAGTGAAACTGGAGTAGCTGCCCGTGGAGTTGCAGTGCCAGAACGCAACAAGGGCGTTGGGAAGAGGCTCGCACGTGGCCATGTCAAGAACACCGACGTCGAGGATAAGAGGAACGCCGACTTGGTCCTCGGTCATGTCCTGCCTCAAGGTCTCTGACCGGGGCCAGTAGTACGGACCAGCGGTGACATCGGGAGCGAGGACGCAGGTGTCGTTCTGGAGGGTGTCGTAGTAGGGGCCCTCGGTGACGATGGTGTAAGAGCTGTTGCCGGATCGCTTGTTCAGGCTAGCCTCCTCCTGACGCTTCTCGAATCGCTTCTGCTTGAACTTTGCGGCTCCGGAAGCACAGCGCTTAGAGAGATCGGCGTGGCGTTTGACGACTCCAGGGGCTACTTCCTTGTGGGCAAGGGCCAAGGAGGCGAACGCGCCAATTGCAACGGTTGAGAGTTTCATGATGTGTGGAGAGAAGGTTGCTAAGGTACTGAGAGATAGTTTGGATGAACGAGACGCTGAGAAACATCCGAACTCTATTTATCTTATACACGTCTCAATCTTGGCCACCTTTCGAAAAACTGATTACCTTTGATGGAAATGCCATGTCGACACCTTTCGTCGAAGACTTGGTTCCCCTGAACGCGTCACCGAGGATGAACAACTTGTCGGCATTTCGACATCAACTGGGTACTCGCCCATGGAGCGGGCAGTGTAATGACGAATCACAGTCATTTCATTACAAGCTCGCACAAGCTTGTAGCATATCGTCAATCTAAAATAGGTATGTACGGTGCCACAGCGTTCGCAGAGGCTGACGACTGTTCCAACTTTTCTCCACTGAAAAATCGGAATGTGGGTGAATGGGGGCCGCGGACCGTCGAGTGTAGATCAACTACGATTTACGAATGCGAGTATTCTCTGTTCGTCCTTGGAAGCGGTAATCATCATTGGGGTCAATTTGGAGTTCGGTTTATTTGTAGATCATAGCGGAGGAGAATACAGGGCCCCGGCTCCGAATAATCCGGTATGTGGGAGCCGAGCCGCCATCACATCTTGCACATAAATCGGAAGGTATCCGGCGAAATTCTGCCTAGAATAATCGTGGTATTGCAATATTCCTTTTCCTCTCCCAAAGTCATGCTGGGGATCTGGCATAGAGTTCGACTGTACGACCGGATGAGGTGAGCTATGGCGCTGACGGAGGGTGTTAGTCAACCTACAGGTCACTCTTTGCAGCCAGTTGGCAGCTGCTTTTGTAGTCGGACTGCCGAGAGCTAGTAGCGGAAAGCCTAGTTAAGAACATCATTGACCGAGAGCTTGTTTGAGTCAAGTTGTGGTCGTAGTTACTCATAAGTTCAAGAGATTGATGCCTGGTACTGCCGGCTGCGATATGTTCTGGATTCTATCCGGTATGCTGGCCTTCCGATGGCTGATGGCCGTGGCCCATGAGGACAGCAGGCTCAGTTGCTCAGATGCGTCAAGTTTGCACTCTTCTGACATTATTAGTCAACTTCAGTTGACAGATGACAGTTAATGTCAGGACTGACAAATGCAGGCGACATTGGGAAGACAATGTCAAAGCAAGCTGTCACCCGCTATCTGGAAAATCTTTTGCCGAGATGCACGGTGCCAATCACTCATGCCGGGCTTGTTAGAGCCTCAAGGAAGCATGAAACACATGTATCCTCCCATTGGCGAACCGGAATCCTTTTCACCTTTGGTGTCAGATGCTACTCTACTCGCCATAACAACATAAAAGTTGTGCAGGACCACGGAGTCTGCCAAGTTGCCGTCATCGCAAGTCATGCCTGGCGCGAACCAAGACTTCGTCCTATATGTATGGTGCGCGTAGCCATAACGGACAAACGGTGCCCTCGCGCTCCGCGTTGTTGAACTTTAGTAACCCATCACTGCCCGTGTCGCGTCAAAACACCAGGCTAACCCCCGCATCGTCGGCCTTGGGTTAAGAAAGAATTTGCGCGGTGTAAGTGGGGACAGTCTTGTTGAGCGGGGAGTCGTGACAAAGAAACAAGACCTCGCACGAACAGAACTAGAAACTGGAAAATATTCGAGGAGGATGGTCGTCGCTTTTGAGGACGGTTCCCCGAGGGGCATCAAAAACTATCCCAGATTTTAGAGATCCACCCGTCCCGCTGTCGGGCACTTGTCTGCTTCCGAAGCTTGCTACAATGATCTGCATGACTCGGAACTTAAGAGACGCGGTCCCCAGTTGTAAGCGCCGCTGATTCGTCTGAGACGGCTACGGACAGGGTTGGCGGCGGGTCGCGCAGAGTTGCAACGACGGGAGTGTTGGCCGGCGGGCAGCGATTTAGCACCGTGATATGCTAGAAACAACGTCAACGTGGAGATGGTTTGGAGTAATTCTTGACTTATAATACCAAATTTCTCGTGTAATGGTGAAATCGACGATGATTAGTTGTTCACCGCCGAGTTGCCCCCTCTGAGACCGGGGAGAGTATATAAGTTGATGGTAGACGCACTTACACCTTTCACCATCTCCAGGCTTGGTCTATCAGTTTTTGCTTCATACCTTCTCCCACCTTAAACTGCCAAAATGGAGGCCATAACACCCCCCAAACATCTCTTCAGCTCATGGGCCGACGATTCATCACTCATACGTAAAATGGATTTATGGACATCACTATGTCTCGGCATTATCCTCATCAGCGTCTTCACGATGATACCCCACATTCGCAAGCCTTCTCGCAAACTCCCCTCCGTCAACCCAGGGCGACTGTTCGATTTCTTCAACCAAAAACGGAAGAAGGGTTTCTTGATGAATGCTCGTCG of Colletotrichum lupini chromosome 8, complete sequence contains these proteins:
- a CDS encoding protocatechuate 3 gives rise to the protein MKLSTVAIGAFASLALAHKEVAPGVVKRHADLSKRCASGAAKFKQKRFEKRQEEASLNKRSGNSSYTIVTEGPYYDTLQNDTCVLAPDVTAGPYYWPRSETLRQDMTEDQVGVPLILDVGVLDMATCEPLPNALVAFWHCNSTGSYSSFTGRDPNTDFRELLESLNVTDFEIGTTDLHTDDTTWLRGMWPSNDEGILEMKTIFPGFYIQRSIHIHAQVFTDWVLHSNGTVKTGNTNSIGQLYFNESISQEIMALEPYVSHTEINRTTNDVDSVYSSGLANGYNPVIDIVPLDGSDITQGMVGYITIGIDTENSPSLSGPESEQGGGGGSPSGSAMPSGTAPA